One region of Mycolicibacterium insubricum genomic DNA includes:
- a CDS encoding potassium channel family protein: MANTRLRRRLRGLNDELTSKPDAALLDTLHIPEKFVSPVNRIVRRVLYAFGALMAAVLIVYFDRSGYHDIQGDGDLSFLDCLYYATVSLSTTGYGDITPYAPSARLVNVLVITPLRVAFLIVLIGTTVETLTAASRQAFNIQRWRKSVRNHTIVVGYGTKGKTAVTAMIGDGTPPGDIVVVDTDQATLERAAVAGLVTVKGDANRADVLRLAGAQHAAAIIVATNSDPTAVMVTLTARELAPNAKIIASIRESENQHLLKQSGADSVVVSSETAGRLLGIATAMPSVVELIEDLLTPDAGFAIAERAVERKEVGGSPKHLGDMVLGIVRDGKLMRVGDPEADAVEADDQLLYVRTVADDND; the protein is encoded by the coding sequence GTGGCGAACACTAGATTGCGCCGCCGGCTGCGCGGCCTCAACGACGAGCTGACCAGCAAGCCCGACGCGGCACTGCTGGACACCCTGCATATTCCGGAGAAGTTCGTCAGCCCGGTCAACCGCATTGTGCGGCGCGTGCTGTACGCGTTCGGCGCGCTGATGGCCGCGGTGCTCATCGTCTACTTCGACCGCAGCGGCTACCACGATATTCAGGGCGACGGTGACCTTTCGTTCCTGGACTGCCTCTACTACGCGACGGTGTCGCTGTCGACGACGGGATACGGCGACATCACGCCGTACGCACCGTCGGCCCGGCTGGTCAACGTCCTGGTCATCACGCCGTTGCGGGTCGCCTTCCTGATCGTGCTCATCGGTACCACCGTCGAGACGCTGACCGCCGCGTCGCGCCAGGCGTTCAACATTCAGCGTTGGAGGAAATCCGTGCGCAACCACACCATCGTCGTCGGTTATGGCACGAAGGGTAAGACCGCGGTCACCGCGATGATCGGCGACGGCACCCCGCCCGGGGACATCGTCGTCGTCGACACCGACCAGGCCACCCTGGAGCGCGCCGCGGTCGCCGGGCTCGTCACCGTCAAGGGCGACGCCAACCGCGCCGACGTGCTGCGTCTGGCCGGTGCGCAGCATGCCGCGGCGATCATCGTCGCCACCAACAGCGACCCGACCGCGGTGATGGTCACCCTGACCGCCCGCGAGCTGGCCCCCAACGCCAAGATCATCGCCTCGATCCGCGAGTCGGAGAACCAGCACCTTCTCAAGCAGTCCGGCGCCGACTCGGTGGTGGTGTCCTCGGAGACCGCGGGGCGTCTGCTGGGTATCGCGACCGCCATGCCGAGCGTGGTGGAGCTCATCGAGGACCTGCTGACCCCGGATGCCGGCTTCGCCATCGCCGAGCGCGCGGTGGAGCGCAAGGAAGTAGGCGGTTCGCCCAAACACCTCGGCGACATGGTGCTGGGCATCGTGCGCGACGGCAAGCTGATGCGCGTCGGCGACCCCGAGGCCGACGCGGTGGAGGCCGACGACCAGCTGTTGTACGTGCGCACGGTCGCCGACGACAATGACTGA
- a CDS encoding DoxX family protein, whose protein sequence is MTLPVSRTDAPDTSRLALGMAGALTLMGVLHFLIPKRFDEIVPEQLPGGQRFYTYASGVAELGTAALLAAPATRRQGGLVATLLFLGVYPANINMAVQWRDKPLPMRLIALGRLPMQLPMILAALRVWRHS, encoded by the coding sequence ATGACCCTTCCCGTGAGTCGGACCGACGCACCAGATACCAGCAGGCTCGCCCTCGGCATGGCCGGGGCCTTGACGCTGATGGGGGTGCTGCATTTCCTGATCCCCAAGCGGTTCGACGAGATCGTTCCCGAGCAGCTTCCGGGCGGTCAGCGCTTCTACACCTACGCCTCCGGCGTGGCCGAGCTCGGCACCGCCGCCCTGCTGGCCGCACCGGCCACCCGACGCCAGGGCGGCCTGGTCGCGACGCTGCTGTTCCTCGGCGTCTACCCGGCGAACATCAACATGGCCGTGCAGTGGCGGGACAAGCCGCTGCCGATGCGGCTCATCGCGCTGGGGCGCCTGCCGATGCAGCTCCCGATGATCCTCGCGGCGCTGCGGGTGTGGCGGCACTCGTAA
- the nudC gene encoding NAD(+) diphosphatase: MTDFALRAVPLLARVGADRSDALRTDVDAAAAGWPSAGLLWVDPRGRVLVSGPAVVLSDTEKLGPTPPREAVFLGKLPGDDGRAVWAMRGPLPDGPGAPMDVRRDAVGLDDLSAQLLVTALALLNWHDNARFSPADATPLRPARAGWARVDPVTGHEEFPRIDPAVIVLVHDGADRMVLARQHGWPDRMFSLLAGFVEAGESFETCVAREIREEVGIDVWDPRYLGSQPWPFPRSLMVGFHAQADPAQPFAYHDGEIVEARWFTREQVRAALAAGDWTTADANAAFVVPGSVSIAREIIESWAYSQD, translated from the coding sequence ATGACTGACTTCGCGCTGCGCGCGGTGCCACTGCTGGCCCGTGTCGGCGCCGACCGATCCGATGCCCTGCGCACCGACGTGGACGCGGCCGCCGCCGGCTGGCCGAGCGCCGGGCTGCTGTGGGTCGACCCGCGCGGCCGGGTGCTGGTGTCCGGGCCGGCCGTCGTCCTGTCCGACACCGAAAAGCTGGGCCCGACCCCGCCGCGCGAGGCGGTCTTCCTGGGCAAGCTGCCCGGCGACGACGGCCGCGCGGTCTGGGCGATGCGCGGACCGTTGCCCGACGGGCCCGGGGCGCCGATGGACGTGCGGCGCGACGCCGTCGGCCTCGACGACCTCAGTGCCCAGCTTCTCGTCACCGCGCTGGCGCTGCTGAACTGGCACGACAACGCCCGCTTCAGCCCGGCCGACGCCACCCCGCTGCGCCCGGCGCGCGCCGGCTGGGCCCGGGTGGATCCGGTGACCGGGCACGAGGAGTTCCCGCGGATCGACCCGGCGGTGATCGTCCTGGTGCACGACGGCGCCGACCGGATGGTGCTGGCCCGCCAGCACGGTTGGCCGGACCGGATGTTCTCGCTGCTGGCCGGTTTCGTTGAGGCCGGCGAATCCTTCGAGACGTGCGTGGCCCGCGAGATCCGCGAAGAGGTCGGCATCGACGTGTGGGACCCGCGTTACCTGGGCAGCCAGCCGTGGCCGTTTCCGCGGTCGCTGATGGTGGGCTTCCACGCCCAGGCCGACCCCGCGCAGCCCTTCGCCTACCACGACGGCGAGATCGTCGAGGCCCGCTGGTTCACCCGCGAGCAGGTCCGTGCGGCGCTGGCCGCCGGTGACTGGACCACCGCCGACGCCAATGCGGCGTTTGTGGTCCCCGGTTCGGTGTCCATCGCCCGGGAGATCATCGAATCCTGGGCGTATTCGC